In Kocuria turfanensis, a single genomic region encodes these proteins:
- a CDS encoding glycosyltransferase, protein MELSVIVPTYNEAPNVAELVRRAEAACTGINAEIVFVDDSRDHTPDVIRETASRSAVPVRLIHRDVPVGGLGGAVIEGVRSSRAVYCLVMDGDLQHPPELIPAILARLRDAAADVVVASRYCGNGGSAGGLANGVRRLVSSSSTLVSRSLFPVRLKDCSDPMTGFFGFRRSAVEVERLKPTGFKILLEMLARHRLRVAEVPFVFGERFAGESKASFKEGVRFIRQLAGLRFGRIASFGVVGGLGAVLNLLIMGVLIMLGVHYVLAAVIAAETTILTNFLMQERMVFQADRATAHPLRRRFLQSFSFNNVDAAARLPLLWVLVEFAGVGSLTAQAGTLVAAFLLRYLYHSRVVYGTAPPATVVGADAVQRPVTGLIGVFRRQPVGLPPA, encoded by the coding sequence ATGGAACTGTCTGTCATCGTGCCCACCTACAACGAGGCACCGAACGTCGCCGAACTCGTCCGCCGGGCCGAAGCGGCCTGCACGGGGATCAACGCGGAGATCGTGTTCGTGGACGACTCCCGGGACCACACCCCAGACGTCATCCGGGAGACGGCGTCCCGCAGTGCCGTCCCGGTGCGCCTGATCCACCGCGACGTCCCGGTGGGTGGCCTGGGCGGCGCGGTGATCGAAGGCGTCCGCTCCAGCAGGGCCGTGTACTGCCTGGTCATGGACGGGGATCTCCAGCACCCGCCGGAACTGATCCCTGCGATCCTGGCGCGCCTGCGCGACGCCGCCGCCGATGTGGTCGTCGCCTCGAGATACTGCGGCAACGGGGGCAGCGCCGGCGGACTGGCCAACGGGGTGCGGAGGCTCGTCTCCTCCAGCTCCACCCTGGTGAGCCGGAGCCTCTTCCCCGTCCGGCTGAAGGACTGCAGCGACCCCATGACCGGCTTCTTCGGCTTCCGGCGTTCGGCCGTCGAGGTCGAGCGGCTCAAGCCCACGGGCTTCAAGATCCTGCTGGAGATGCTCGCCCGGCACCGGCTCCGGGTGGCCGAGGTGCCCTTCGTCTTCGGTGAGCGATTCGCCGGTGAGTCGAAGGCGTCGTTCAAGGAGGGCGTGCGCTTCATCCGTCAGCTGGCCGGTCTGCGTTTCGGCCGAATCGCCAGTTTCGGTGTGGTGGGCGGCCTCGGGGCGGTGCTCAACCTCCTCATCATGGGCGTGCTCATCATGCTGGGGGTCCACTACGTCCTCGCGGCCGTGATCGCGGCGGAAACCACCATCCTGACCAACTTCCTGATGCAGGAGCGCATGGTCTTCCAGGCGGACCGGGCCACCGCCCATCCGCTGCGTCGCCGGTTCCTGCAGTCCTTCAGCTTCAACAACGTCGACGCGGCAGCACGCCTCCCGCTGCTCTGGGTACTGGTGGAGTTCGCGGGGGTGGGGAGTCTGACCGCACAGGCCGGGACCCTCGTGGCCGCTTTCCTGCTCCGGTACCTCTACCACTCGCGAGTGGTGTACGGTACGGCGCCCCCGGCCACGGTGGTCGGCGCCGATGCCGTCCAACGGCCGGTGACCGGACTGATCGGCGTCTTCAGGCGCCAGCCGGTAGGCCTGCCTCCGGCCTAG
- a CDS encoding ArnT family glycosyltransferase — MNAVIAPEEALPARRSQTSPRGSRNVPQQWGGLLRNRTSEWHDRVALAVLGTAAAVLSVWNLNTAPAYRDDEGTYTAQVFSVYEGTLAPYTYGYEDPPLGWMQLGALAWLPNVLGLGDGTYIGATRYAIAPFFVATALLVYLVARRLGVRVPFAALAVAFFVLSPLSLVFGRQVYLDNVGMPWLLLGFWMALSPRTALWHHIGAGVFFAVAVLSNETLVLFGPALVVALLNRPAWANRVFSVVGFVVVGGIAIIFYPLMALLRGELLTGPGHVSLQDALVYQFVTRSGSGSLWEAGSDRAELVNGWLYYDQFFIAAGLTAGLLCLLQRGTVWIPVAVASFVAPVAIGAGYLPPMFIIGVLPFLALAIGVGFDTLWSWWKAYTPTLGTKERAWTNGYAVACAVLGVVVVSSLQWFGPGRAQLTQEANAEWATALAWVQDNVPEDDTILVPYVMWQDLSSHGREDPWTVVPTEKADLDPEFLSEHPEGAAAIDWVVVGPNTDETIESLGLTIAGQALDNSETVQTIGSWSVHRVQRE; from the coding sequence ATGAACGCCGTCATCGCGCCCGAAGAGGCACTCCCGGCGCGGAGATCCCAGACCTCTCCTCGTGGAAGCAGGAACGTCCCCCAGCAGTGGGGCGGATTGCTGCGCAACCGGACGAGCGAGTGGCACGACCGGGTGGCCCTGGCGGTGCTGGGGACGGCCGCAGCGGTGCTGAGCGTCTGGAACCTCAACACAGCCCCCGCATACCGCGACGACGAAGGAACCTACACCGCCCAGGTCTTCAGCGTCTACGAGGGCACCTTGGCCCCCTACACCTACGGGTACGAGGATCCGCCCCTGGGCTGGATGCAGCTGGGAGCCCTGGCCTGGCTGCCGAACGTCCTGGGTCTCGGCGACGGCACCTACATCGGCGCCACCCGTTACGCCATCGCCCCGTTCTTCGTGGCCACCGCGCTGCTGGTCTACCTGGTCGCGCGCCGGCTGGGCGTCCGCGTGCCCTTCGCGGCGCTGGCCGTGGCCTTCTTCGTCCTCTCCCCACTCTCACTGGTGTTCGGACGCCAGGTCTACCTGGACAACGTCGGCATGCCCTGGCTGCTGCTGGGCTTCTGGATGGCGTTGTCCCCCCGCACCGCCCTCTGGCACCACATCGGTGCCGGGGTCTTCTTCGCCGTCGCGGTGCTGTCCAACGAGACCCTGGTCCTCTTCGGACCGGCGCTGGTGGTGGCCCTGCTCAACCGGCCGGCCTGGGCCAACCGCGTCTTCTCCGTCGTGGGATTCGTAGTGGTGGGCGGGATCGCGATCATCTTCTACCCGCTCATGGCGTTGTTGCGCGGCGAGCTGCTGACCGGACCCGGTCACGTGTCCCTGCAGGACGCGCTGGTGTACCAGTTCGTGACCCGCTCGGGATCCGGCTCGCTGTGGGAAGCAGGGTCCGACCGGGCCGAGCTCGTGAACGGCTGGTTGTACTACGACCAGTTCTTCATCGCGGCCGGTCTGACAGCCGGCCTGCTCTGTCTGCTCCAGCGCGGGACGGTCTGGATCCCGGTCGCCGTGGCGTCCTTCGTCGCACCGGTGGCGATCGGTGCGGGGTACCTGCCCCCCATGTTCATCATCGGTGTCCTTCCCTTCCTGGCCCTGGCCATCGGCGTGGGGTTCGACACCCTGTGGAGCTGGTGGAAGGCCTACACGCCCACGCTCGGCACTAAGGAGCGGGCATGGACCAACGGCTACGCCGTGGCGTGCGCAGTACTGGGCGTCGTCGTGGTGTCGAGCCTCCAGTGGTTCGGACCGGGCCGGGCCCAGCTGACACAGGAAGCCAATGCGGAGTGGGCCACGGCGCTGGCATGGGTCCAGGACAACGTGCCCGAGGACGACACCATCCTGGTGCCCTACGTCATGTGGCAGGACCTCAGCTCCCACGGCAGGGAGGACCCCTGGACCGTGGTCCCCACCGAGAAGGCCGATCTGGACCCCGAGTTCCTGAGCGAACATCCGGAGGGCGCGGCCGCGATCGACTGGGTGGTCGTGGGCCCGAACACGGACGAGACCATCGAGAGCCTCGGCCTGACCATTGCCGGCCAGGCCCTGGACAACTCCGAGACCGTGCAGACCATCGGTAGCTGGAGCGTGCACCGCGTCCAGCGCGAATAG
- a CDS encoding glycosyltransferase: MHALLFSALIIFIALALFTIAASTLYLNTYAWWDPKTQERTFYGGVLAEEQYSFSLIMPCRHEHEMVMRATLGALLDQSHRQVEIIISVGHDDPDTVAVAQRLAAEHPDRVRVSVDDNVPKNKPRQLNTALAMCRNDIVGVFDAESIAAPELLRNIDSCFVGRNADVVQGAVQLINFKDTWYSLRNCMEYFTWFRSRLHAHASRGFIPLGGNTVFIKRHLLNEVGGWDPGCLAEDCDLGVRLSTLGREIVVAYSPHLVTREETPDSIRNLVRQRTRWSLGFMQVLAKGDWKQLPTRRRRALAWWTLMQQHFMAFAGVVIPIAIIAAVWGDFPLAVTLFAFLPLIPTVATMALDVCMLHEFGRDHHFEVSAYDYVRLVVSTPFYQMVLAFAAVRALVKFRLGDFRWEKTSHSGAHLDYVQQAGKLAQA; the protein is encoded by the coding sequence ATGCATGCTCTCTTGTTCTCCGCACTGATCATCTTCATCGCCCTGGCGCTGTTCACGATCGCTGCGTCCACGCTGTACCTCAACACCTACGCCTGGTGGGATCCCAAGACTCAGGAGCGCACCTTCTACGGCGGCGTGCTGGCCGAGGAGCAGTACTCCTTCTCCTTGATCATGCCGTGCCGCCACGAGCACGAGATGGTCATGCGGGCAACTCTCGGAGCTCTGCTGGACCAGAGTCACCGGCAGGTGGAGATCATCATCTCCGTCGGCCACGACGACCCGGACACGGTGGCCGTCGCCCAGCGCCTCGCCGCGGAGCACCCGGACCGGGTGCGCGTGAGCGTGGACGACAACGTGCCCAAGAACAAGCCGCGGCAGCTCAACACAGCCCTGGCCATGTGCCGCAACGACATCGTCGGGGTGTTCGACGCCGAGTCCATCGCGGCCCCGGAGCTGTTGCGCAACATCGACAGCTGCTTCGTGGGCCGCAACGCGGACGTCGTCCAGGGCGCCGTCCAGCTCATCAACTTCAAGGACACCTGGTACTCCCTGCGCAACTGCATGGAGTACTTCACCTGGTTCCGCTCCCGCCTGCACGCCCACGCCAGCCGGGGCTTCATCCCGCTCGGCGGCAACACCGTGTTCATCAAGCGGCACCTCCTCAACGAGGTCGGCGGGTGGGACCCCGGGTGCCTGGCGGAGGACTGCGACCTCGGGGTGCGGCTGTCGACCCTGGGGCGGGAGATCGTCGTCGCCTACTCCCCGCACCTGGTCACCCGGGAGGAGACCCCCGACTCGATCCGGAACCTGGTCCGGCAGCGCACCCGCTGGTCCCTGGGGTTCATGCAGGTGCTGGCCAAGGGCGACTGGAAGCAGCTGCCCACCCGCCGGCGGCGGGCGCTGGCCTGGTGGACACTCATGCAGCAGCACTTCATGGCGTTCGCCGGCGTGGTCATTCCGATCGCCATCATCGCGGCGGTGTGGGGTGACTTCCCGCTGGCCGTCACGCTGTTCGCCTTCCTGCCGCTGATCCCCACCGTGGCCACCATGGCCCTGGACGTCTGCATGCTGCACGAGTTCGGCCGCGACCACCACTTCGAGGTCAGCGCCTACGACTACGTGCGGCTCGTGGTCAGCACGCCCTTCTACCAGATGGTGCTGGCCTTCGCCGCCGTCCGCGCACTGGTCAAGTTCCGTCTCGGGGACTTCCGCTGGGAGAAGACCTCCCACTCGGGGGCGCACCTGGACTACGTGCAGCAGGCCGGAAAGCTGGCACAGGCATGA
- a CDS encoding Na+/H+ antiporter NhaA, whose amino-acid sequence MLYLLLALVPLGLFAFLAQRFPEFFMEHHWAAWVVLLPIGIVTWLFVLEAGIHATIAGVLLGFAVPVKKVTPRVIRQEDPELGLAPAPEHRFRPLSNGLAIPVFAFFAAGVAVGGLGGVLASLSDPVAIGIVVGLVLGKLIGIFSAAWLMDRFTPAAKDDDYTWLDLGGLAMVAGIGFTVSVLVAELSFGLRSPHDEHAKVGILTGSAIAAVVGGHCWPCATPTTRGCAWKVGSSTRWTPSPDVSGTRSAARRA is encoded by the coding sequence GTGCTGTACCTGCTCCTGGCGCTCGTCCCGCTGGGGCTGTTCGCGTTCCTGGCCCAAAGGTTCCCGGAGTTCTTCATGGAGCACCACTGGGCCGCCTGGGTCGTCCTGCTGCCCATCGGCATCGTCACCTGGCTGTTCGTGCTCGAGGCTGGCATCCACGCCACCATCGCCGGGGTGCTGCTGGGCTTCGCGGTGCCGGTGAAGAAGGTCACCCCACGGGTGATCCGGCAGGAGGACCCCGAGCTGGGCCTTGCCCCGGCCCCGGAGCACCGCTTCCGGCCGCTGTCCAACGGCCTGGCCATTCCCGTGTTCGCGTTCTTCGCCGCCGGCGTGGCCGTGGGCGGGCTGGGCGGTGTGCTGGCGTCCCTGTCCGACCCCGTGGCGATCGGCATCGTCGTCGGCCTGGTGCTCGGCAAGCTGATCGGCATCTTCAGCGCGGCCTGGCTGATGGACCGCTTCACCCCGGCCGCGAAGGACGACGACTACACCTGGCTGGACCTCGGCGGCCTGGCCATGGTCGCCGGCATCGGCTTCACCGTCTCCGTCCTCGTGGCGGAGCTCAGCTTCGGCCTGCGCAGCCCGCACGACGAGCACGCCAAGGTCGGCATCCTGACCGGCTCGGCGATCGCCGCGGTGGTCGGGGGTCACTGCTGGCCGTGCGCAACACCCACTACAAGAGGCTGCGCCTGGAAGGTGGGGTCGTCGACAAGATGGACGCCCTCTCCTGATGTCTCAGGCACGAGGAGCGCGGCCCGACGGGCATGA
- a CDS encoding DUF2505 domain-containing protein, whose protein sequence is MAVTASTTVPATVEQVVATFADEAFVRHVAGKAGATLESFERLGETTGAFTVTTVRAMPADRLPDVAQRFVGPALHVTQTDAYEAPAADGSRVVRSDIKVASLPVSGSAHQTLRPQGEQTEVHVDCTVEANIPFVGKQVAAAAEPYVSKALSLQSREAEAWLASR, encoded by the coding sequence ATGGCCGTCACCGCCTCCACCACCGTCCCCGCCACTGTCGAGCAGGTCGTCGCGACCTTCGCCGACGAGGCCTTCGTCCGCCACGTGGCCGGCAAGGCCGGCGCCACCCTGGAGTCCTTCGAGCGCTTGGGCGAGACCACCGGGGCGTTCACCGTCACCACGGTCCGCGCCATGCCCGCGGACCGGTTGCCGGACGTCGCCCAGCGGTTCGTCGGGCCCGCCCTGCACGTGACTCAGACGGACGCCTACGAGGCCCCAGCCGCGGACGGCTCCCGCGTGGTGCGCAGCGACATCAAGGTCGCGTCCCTGCCGGTCTCGGGCAGCGCCCACCAGACCCTGCGCCCGCAGGGCGAGCAGACCGAGGTGCACGTGGACTGCACCGTGGAGGCGAACATCCCGTTCGTCGGCAAGCAGGTCGCCGCCGCCGCGGAGCCCTACGTCAGCAAGGCCCTGTCCCTGCAGTCCCGGGAGGCGGAGGCCTGGCTCGCGAGCCGCTGA
- a CDS encoding glycosyltransferase family 39 protein, which produces MNTITAPLRAPKSHAPTAGSSPAEPEHRGFLRGIPEAWYDRVILAVLGTTAAVLSVWNVNGATGYQDDEGTYTTQAFSVLGGELAPYAYGYDHPPLGWVMLGALVWIPDLLGLGGGTDIGAARYAMAPFFVATALLVYLIARRLRIRRPVAALTVLLLVLSPLSLTIGRQVYLDNIGTPWLLLAFYLALSHRDALWHHVGAGAFFAVAVLSKETLAIFGPALMVALLNRPSWSNRAFSLVGFLTVGGLVLGFYPLLALLRAELVSGPDHLSLQDGLAYQFLNRSGSGSAWEAGSGRAELLEGWLYFDTYLITAGIIAALICLARRRTVWIPVAIASFSVPVVIGNGYLPAMYIIGVVPFLALAVGAGLNALLDALEQLTTTLPAGRRTAFRLLAAGGVAVVLLQTAVPHWWSQDRDLLGRQVNGDWASALEWVEENVPRDETVLVPYSLWQDLNPDGTRSPWTVVATEKADLDPQFLLEHPEGWTAIDWVVQGPDTDTNIEIHDLTMAGEALENSVPVQTFGEWSVHRVRTG; this is translated from the coding sequence ATGAACACGATCACCGCACCTCTGCGGGCACCGAAGTCCCACGCCCCGACCGCAGGATCCTCGCCGGCCGAGCCCGAGCACCGCGGGTTCCTGCGCGGCATCCCTGAAGCTTGGTACGACCGGGTGATCCTCGCGGTCCTGGGAACGACCGCGGCCGTGCTGAGCGTGTGGAACGTGAACGGCGCGACCGGCTACCAGGACGACGAGGGCACCTACACCACCCAGGCATTCAGCGTGCTGGGGGGCGAGCTGGCCCCCTACGCCTACGGCTACGACCACCCGCCGCTGGGCTGGGTCATGCTCGGTGCCCTCGTCTGGATCCCGGACCTGCTGGGCCTCGGCGGCGGCACCGACATCGGTGCCGCCCGATATGCCATGGCCCCGTTCTTCGTGGCCACCGCGCTGCTGGTCTACCTGATCGCCCGGCGGCTGCGGATCCGCCGGCCCGTCGCCGCGCTGACCGTGCTCCTCCTGGTCCTCTCCCCGCTCTCCCTGACCATCGGCCGCCAGGTGTACCTGGACAACATCGGGACCCCCTGGCTGCTGCTGGCCTTCTACCTGGCCCTGTCCCACCGGGACGCCCTGTGGCACCACGTCGGCGCCGGCGCGTTCTTCGCCGTCGCCGTCCTGTCCAAGGAGACCCTGGCGATCTTCGGTCCCGCCCTGATGGTCGCCCTGCTCAACCGGCCCTCCTGGTCCAACCGGGCGTTCTCCCTCGTGGGCTTCCTGACCGTGGGGGGACTGGTGCTCGGCTTCTATCCGCTACTGGCCCTGCTGCGCGCCGAGCTGGTGTCCGGTCCGGACCACCTGTCCCTGCAGGACGGACTGGCGTACCAGTTCCTGAACCGCTCGGGCTCGGGCTCGGCCTGGGAGGCCGGTTCCGGTCGCGCCGAGCTGCTGGAGGGCTGGCTGTACTTCGACACGTACCTCATCACGGCCGGCATCATCGCCGCGCTGATCTGTCTGGCCCGGCGCAGGACGGTGTGGATCCCGGTCGCGATCGCCAGCTTCTCCGTGCCGGTGGTGATAGGCAACGGCTACCTGCCGGCCATGTACATCATCGGTGTGGTGCCGTTCCTGGCGCTGGCCGTCGGCGCCGGGCTCAACGCGCTGCTGGACGCGCTCGAGCAGCTCACCACGACGCTCCCGGCGGGCCGGCGCACAGCGTTCCGGCTCCTGGCCGCGGGAGGTGTCGCCGTCGTGCTGCTCCAGACGGCCGTTCCGCACTGGTGGTCCCAGGACAGGGACCTGCTCGGCCGGCAGGTCAACGGCGACTGGGCGTCCGCCCTGGAGTGGGTCGAGGAGAACGTCCCGCGCGACGAGACCGTCCTGGTGCCCTACTCCCTGTGGCAGGACCTGAACCCGGACGGCACGAGGAGCCCCTGGACCGTGGTGGCGACCGAGAAGGCCGATCTCGACCCCCAGTTCCTGCTCGAGCACCCGGAGGGCTGGACGGCGATCGACTGGGTCGTCCAGGGCCCGGACACGGACACGAACATCGAGATCCACGACCTCACCATGGCCGGCGAGGCCCTGGAGAACTCCGTGCCGGTGCAGACCTTCGGCGAGTGGAGCGTGCACCGCGTGCGGACCGGCTAG
- a CDS encoding glycosyltransferase — translation MDAVLYAGLFSLLVIFVAVALFAIAASTLYLNTYAWWDPHTQQRTLYGGLRAQDAHSFSLIMPCRHEQETVMRATLGALLGQSHRQLEVIISVGHDDPDTVAVAQRLAAEHPDRVRVSVDENVPKNKPRQLNTALAMCRNDIVGVFDAESIAAPDLLRNIDSCFVNRNADVVQGAVQLMNFKDTWYSLRNCLEYFTWFRSRLHAHASRGFIPLGGNTVFVRRDLLLQVGGWDAGCLAEDCDLGVRLSTLGREIVVAYSPELVTREETPDSLKGLVKQRTRWSLGFMQVLAKGDWKRLPTRRRRFMAWWTLMQQHFMAFAGVVIPFAIIAAVWGGFPVAVTLIAFLPLIPTVATIAFDVCMLHEFGRDHRVRISAYDYVRLVVGTPFYQMVLAFAAVRALVKFHRGDFRWEKTAHSGAHLTDVHLAGKLVAA, via the coding sequence ATGGATGCTGTCCTGTACGCAGGTCTGTTTTCCTTGCTCGTCATCTTCGTCGCCGTGGCGCTGTTCGCCATTGCGGCGTCCACGCTCTACCTGAACACCTATGCCTGGTGGGATCCGCACACTCAGCAACGGACGCTCTACGGCGGTCTGCGGGCCCAGGATGCCCACTCGTTCTCGCTGATCATGCCGTGCCGCCACGAGCAGGAGACGGTCATGCGGGCCACTCTCGGGGCTCTGCTCGGGCAGTCGCACCGGCAGCTCGAGGTCATCATCTCGGTGGGCCACGACGACCCGGACACGGTGGCCGTCGCCCAGCGCCTCGCCGCGGAGCACCCGGACCGGGTGCGCGTGAGCGTGGACGAGAACGTGCCCAAGAACAAGCCCCGGCAGCTCAACACGGCCCTGGCCATGTGCCGCAACGACATCGTGGGCGTGTTCGACGCCGAGTCCATCGCCGCCCCGGACCTGCTGCGCAACATCGACAGCTGCTTCGTGAACCGCAACGCGGACGTCGTCCAGGGCGCCGTCCAGCTGATGAACTTCAAGGACACCTGGTACTCCCTGCGCAACTGCCTGGAGTACTTCACCTGGTTCCGCTCCCGCCTGCACGCCCACGCCAGCCGGGGCTTCATCCCCCTCGGCGGCAACACCGTGTTCGTGCGCCGCGACCTGCTGCTGCAGGTCGGGGGCTGGGACGCCGGCTGCCTGGCCGAGGACTGCGACCTGGGGGTGCGGCTCTCCACCCTCGGACGGGAGATCGTGGTGGCCTACTCCCCGGAACTGGTCACCCGGGAGGAGACCCCGGACAGCCTCAAGGGCCTGGTGAAGCAGCGCACCCGCTGGTCCCTGGGATTCATGCAGGTGCTGGCCAAGGGCGACTGGAAGCGGCTGCCCACCCGCCGCCGCCGGTTCATGGCCTGGTGGACGCTGATGCAGCAGCACTTCATGGCCTTCGCCGGGGTGGTCATCCCCTTCGCGATCATCGCGGCGGTGTGGGGCGGGTTCCCGGTCGCCGTCACGCTGATCGCGTTCCTGCCCCTGATCCCCACCGTCGCCACCATCGCCTTCGACGTGTGCATGCTCCACGAGTTCGGCCGTGACCACCGGGTCAGGATCAGCGCCTACGACTACGTGCGGCTCGTGGTGGGCACGCCGTTCTACCAGATGGTGCTGGCCTTCGCCGCGGTCCGCGCCCTGGTGAAGTTCCACCGCGGAGACTTCCGCTGGGAGAAGACCGCCCACTCGGGCGCGCACCTGACCGACGTACACCTGGCCGGAAAGCTGGTGGCAGCATGA